One window from the genome of Pseudomonas frederiksbergensis encodes:
- a CDS encoding acylase → MSGQLSRFCLAGALLGMTLGLSTVVSARGEAGQATAEIRRTSFGVPHIRAQDERGLGYGIGYAYAQDNLCLLANEIVTVNGQRSRFFGPQQVTVEQRENRASDLFFAWLNTPQAVSGFWQAQTPQVQQLVEGYVAGYNRALAERKEKGLPEQCAGEWVRPITALDLVKLTRRLLVEGGVGQFAEALAGAQPPQATAHASGSASSFAIAAARQQRFALERGSNALAIGSERSFNGRGMLLANPHFPWLGGMRFYQMHLTIPGKLDVMGAALPGLPMINIGFSQHLAWTHTVDTSKHFTLYRLQLDPKDPTRYVVDGKSVAMTQQTVTVDVKQADGQVRPVSRVVYGSQFGPIVQWPGKLDWDSRFAYSLRDANLENDRVLAQWYAMNRAVTLKDLQDAVHRIQGIPWVNTLAVDDQGQSLYMNVSVVPNVDVGKLARCSDPKAGQRMIVLDGSRSECEWNLDAKAVQKGIYAADKLPQLLRRDYVQNSNDSAWMVNPSQPLSGYSPVVSQHDLPLGLRARFALDRLGQLAKSGPVTVTDLQSMVMDDRVYLADQVMPDLLAFCSGQLGPDASDLVEICSRLKRWDRTASLDSGVGFVHFQHIMQALQTVPGIWRVAFDPKDPQHTPRGLAIENPPVAEALRQAMRVSMEKVMAAGLPANSQWRDVQVASSGDHRIPIHGGPAELGIYNAIQSVPGKNGQREVVSGTSYLQVVTFDGNGPKAQGLLAFSLSSDPASPYSVDQTQAFSKRQWSVLPFTEQQIKADPHYQAMTIREGQQAGRVATQ, encoded by the coding sequence ATGTCCGGGCAGTTATCGAGGTTTTGCCTCGCCGGTGCCTTGCTGGGGATGACCCTGGGCTTGAGTACCGTTGTCAGCGCACGAGGCGAGGCCGGGCAGGCCACTGCCGAAATTCGTCGCACCAGTTTTGGCGTGCCGCATATTCGCGCCCAGGATGAGCGGGGGTTGGGGTATGGCATTGGCTATGCGTACGCGCAGGACAACCTGTGCCTGCTGGCCAACGAGATCGTGACGGTCAACGGCCAACGCTCGCGCTTTTTCGGCCCGCAGCAGGTTACGGTCGAGCAGCGGGAGAACCGTGCCAGCGATCTTTTCTTTGCATGGCTCAATACGCCCCAGGCGGTCTCCGGTTTCTGGCAGGCGCAAACGCCGCAGGTCCAGCAACTGGTGGAAGGTTATGTGGCCGGTTACAACCGTGCGCTGGCCGAGCGCAAGGAAAAAGGCCTGCCCGAACAATGCGCGGGTGAGTGGGTTCGGCCGATCACCGCGCTGGATCTGGTCAAGCTGACTCGGCGCCTGCTGGTGGAAGGTGGCGTCGGCCAGTTCGCCGAGGCCTTGGCCGGCGCGCAACCGCCCCAGGCGACAGCGCATGCCAGTGGCTCGGCGTCCAGCTTCGCCATCGCGGCCGCCCGGCAGCAACGCTTTGCCCTGGAGCGCGGAAGCAATGCGCTGGCTATCGGCAGCGAGCGGTCTTTCAATGGGCGCGGCATGCTCCTGGCGAATCCGCATTTCCCCTGGCTGGGCGGCATGCGTTTCTATCAAATGCACCTGACGATTCCCGGCAAGCTGGACGTAATGGGCGCGGCGTTGCCGGGCTTGCCGATGATCAACATCGGGTTCAGCCAGCATCTGGCCTGGACCCATACCGTCGATACGTCCAAGCATTTCACGCTGTATCGGCTGCAACTGGACCCCAAGGACCCGACCCGCTATGTGGTCGACGGCAAGTCGGTTGCCATGACCCAACAAACGGTCACGGTGGACGTCAAGCAGGCGGATGGGCAGGTCCGGCCGGTATCCCGGGTGGTCTACGGTTCGCAGTTCGGGCCGATCGTGCAATGGCCGGGGAAATTGGACTGGGATAGCCGGTTCGCCTATAGCTTGCGCGATGCCAACCTGGAAAACGACCGGGTGCTGGCGCAGTGGTATGCAATGAACCGCGCCGTCACGCTCAAGGATCTGCAGGACGCCGTGCACCGCATCCAAGGGATTCCCTGGGTCAATACCTTGGCGGTGGATGACCAAGGGCAAAGCCTGTACATGAACGTGTCGGTGGTGCCCAATGTGGATGTCGGCAAGCTTGCCCGATGCAGCGATCCGAAGGCTGGCCAGCGAATGATCGTGCTGGATGGATCGCGCAGTGAGTGTGAATGGAACCTGGACGCCAAGGCGGTGCAAAAAGGTATCTATGCCGCGGATAAGCTCCCGCAGTTGTTGCGCCGCGATTATGTGCAGAACTCCAATGATTCGGCGTGGATGGTCAACCCGTCGCAGCCCTTGTCCGGTTATTCACCGGTGGTCAGCCAGCATGATTTGCCGCTGGGCCTGCGCGCGCGCTTTGCCTTGGATCGACTGGGCCAGCTTGCCAAGTCCGGGCCGGTGACCGTGACCGATTTGCAGAGCATGGTGATGGACGACCGGGTATATCTGGCGGACCAGGTCATGCCGGACCTGCTGGCCTTTTGTTCTGGTCAGTTGGGCCCCGATGCCTCGGACCTGGTCGAGATATGCAGCCGCCTCAAGCGCTGGGATCGCACCGCAAGCCTGGACAGTGGTGTAGGGTTCGTCCATTTCCAGCACATCATGCAGGCGCTGCAGACCGTGCCCGGTATCTGGCGCGTCGCGTTCGACCCGAAGGATCCTCAACATACCCCTCGCGGCCTGGCGATTGAGAATCCGCCTGTGGCCGAGGCGCTGCGCCAGGCGATGCGCGTTTCCATGGAAAAGGTGATGGCTGCCGGGTTACCGGCGAACAGCCAATGGCGGGACGTGCAGGTCGCGAGTAGCGGTGACCATCGGATACCCATCCATGGCGGCCCCGCCGAGTTGGGCATCTATAACGCAATCCAGAGCGTGCCAGGCAAGAACGGCCAGCGCGAAGTGGTCAGCGGCACCAGTTACCTGCAAGTGGTGACGTTTGACGGCAACGGACCCAAGGCACAAGGGCTCTTGGCGTTCTCTCTTTCCAGCGATCCCGCATCGCCTTATTCGGTGGATCAGACCCAGGCGTTTTCGAAGCGGCAGTGGAGCGTGCTGCCGTTCACCGAACAGCAAATCAAGGCGGATCCACATTACCAGGCGATGACGATTCGTGAGGGGCAGCAGGCGGGAAGGGTGGCGACGCAATAA
- a CDS encoding FecR family protein: MTERTLSEAEYDTITDAAAHWCMRLHADDCTDTERLAFKQWHDADPLHAFEYEAMLEIWGAAEHLPRVEPMPAAPAHRPRSRWSRMAVAATVLALGLPLAAFTGWNMGWLANGYQRFEAGTSVRHITLEDGSQVELNLGSELVFANYKNERRVTLKKGEAFFDVSHDSGHPFVVRAGQGQVRVTGTRFNVWMYQDQVRVTLLEGSVWVTSHQASNAGGLQLSPGMQASYKPGDFQPQVRDVAFDDSSLAWRSGKLVLDNLALSEALPLINRYLERPVMLADNTTGTLRIGGIYNLNEVKNLVPSLPKVLPVYLTQNSDGNLVLNAIARAPRN, translated from the coding sequence ATGACCGAACGTACCCTCTCGGAAGCCGAATACGACACCATCACCGATGCGGCCGCGCATTGGTGCATGCGTCTGCATGCCGATGACTGCACGGATACCGAGCGGCTCGCTTTCAAGCAATGGCACGACGCCGACCCCTTGCACGCGTTTGAATACGAAGCCATGTTGGAAATCTGGGGCGCTGCCGAACATTTGCCGCGTGTCGAGCCCATGCCTGCCGCACCCGCCCACCGCCCCCGGTCCCGCTGGAGCCGGATGGCTGTCGCGGCGACGGTGCTCGCGCTGGGCCTGCCCCTGGCCGCGTTCACCGGCTGGAACATGGGATGGCTGGCCAACGGCTACCAGCGATTCGAGGCCGGTACGAGCGTGCGTCACATCACCTTGGAGGACGGCAGTCAGGTAGAGCTCAACCTGGGCAGCGAACTGGTATTCGCCAATTACAAAAACGAACGCCGGGTCACGCTGAAAAAAGGCGAAGCATTCTTCGACGTCAGCCACGACAGCGGTCACCCCTTTGTCGTTCGGGCAGGCCAAGGCCAGGTGCGCGTCACCGGGACCCGTTTCAACGTCTGGATGTATCAGGATCAGGTGCGAGTCACGTTGCTGGAAGGCTCCGTGTGGGTGACCAGTCACCAGGCCTCCAACGCGGGTGGCTTGCAGCTGTCACCGGGCATGCAAGCGAGCTACAAGCCTGGCGATTTCCAGCCGCAGGTTCGTGATGTCGCGTTCGATGACAGTTCACTGGCATGGCGCAGCGGCAAGTTGGTGTTGGACAACCTGGCCCTGTCCGAGGCACTGCCACTGATCAATCGCTACCTTGAGCGTCCTGTAATGCTGGCCGACAACACCACCGGCACCCTGCGCATCGGCGGTATCTACAACCTCAACGAGGTAAAGAACCTGGTGCCTTCGCTGCCTAAGGTATTGCCGGTCTATCTGACGCAGAACAGCGATGGCAACCTTGTATTGAACGCCATCGCTCGTGCGCCCAGAAACTGA
- a CDS encoding dermonecrotic toxin domain-containing protein, whose amino-acid sequence MTTQPAPLLFSEVLGAERLDQLTAAHGLTQPDLDWLRHAALPTHTQRAAKTPPMFAETIMLQAGKKTPIALAGCFALSACVENSESDTQPAFIYTPMGGIRKFDNRASLDVEIERMWQDNEHNDLYSFLSISQRSELKSTADIAQTRQIIDGDIFQAQHASIESAQDLNALTMVKELIQLPSLKVMLDRILKETHPTIDYRQARVALGKGTRAQGAEDIGVTESLPLIEAILIYFHNQGWPAGHYSYITFPGTPDSPYSVQQWQDLIRGTAAKLVPSLTGCIEEFWAQTATSLYLTRRELLSRIIHDGLQASIVINREKELLTASESRELFRVLRPSSQHHTPLYVETIRFWEYEPSFVELAGSLMISGKGHYLYTPQHGLQKLDGFRDFKYAILDKSSQVVGKEAIYSLLDLDERNRFLRFDDPQLSGKAVDFPVPECLADAVIQKQKNNLHFALEMSRQGDVDVHALVDKALDIRAFIGKKLLNQPTDGHWGTHPAFYGLLRLSNLKADQLERKGKSYTDIEKTFDTLLTQMPIPGKASLQNRPRQLLKELTNIFSLGIRAEAELKELNGTLPLLVNELIKAVFTYDLEYPDRSQRSGVRGFQPDVYSLRLEYSDETTTIQMPLANCFLLTERGGLDTPYSGLAVLWTPAQGLRMFPSVEVATRQVNRYLLDSGSRFGFLANLPSGQRKPHGRYQLQGFELIEENVLLNRMKSFVYLYEAEHGYLKTLNAGSWQPTEKALMQSLVALLDRGAPTNLGHATRIAQSDRLRQKLPAWLGTAALEEQRLHLELLEQYKNSVGNGADYLDGIEPLRTHVLNKLQTLLDKRFAQSKVNPETVQITPTLAVVGPTLSLTDFVLRHVDITSKSFKVSSTSTQPLPHGLDETAVRQMLSSLDITTLYKQNLTQALTGTTEAVQTRRRRFRQQLPWQLLQYAHARYLQQHLSSPAFDLLRQVLDMPDAVARQLVKNAKAIIRPLELIKTDAAAAVKALGLYLFSSSGTSASTHVLYAPYHDGPQLMEFKDEASIVAAFNTPGTLQDLLIRRLPNNQQATFRNLFASTLGKLSEMRLASNPINTNAFDTLYEDNATLLANMLDSRTQAGGHFDWTTLVHVLSTGARFIGKELPAKVTFVETLWESYEDFKASSEALQEHDWKAGLHNFIAGAAEMVSLGFLNRDDTFGLLDPIEPTTPGVAPAPTWKNIASTSAPRTDLQIFETMDVSLSNLKKLPNGIYQALGSSRFYAPLVGKVYEVARYADTWRIIHGVNQGPLLRRSSEGQAWEIDPKRHTIRFGKSGSKLAIAYTDLKARGSLNIEARGMAEIRRKYPHRANVIVQALETARFYSFNALHNLGQLKQSVVPGSRLEKFLRLFFGVNQVDSRLLAKIEAAILPICTELADPSWILKNADRVAVGDLRYMEDRATAFVIDPNARGRIYLTQFFFDPGLGWFKTVVPDSFNVDAHAQGATFIHELSHQHFNTLDIIYLNAAFPFLDMISTVTHLGKQEYDRLEKLQSNGLSLTTPKAKLFTQWDSADNTFKSLEFIPVEKATYREILKITGAPSMNAARDAFLDPISPDKRIEVILRNADSITLLICEMGRQLEAPPSR is encoded by the coding sequence ATGACCACCCAACCAGCCCCCCTGCTGTTCTCGGAGGTATTAGGCGCAGAACGCCTGGATCAACTGACCGCCGCCCATGGACTGACACAACCGGATCTCGATTGGTTGCGCCACGCCGCCCTTCCCACCCACACGCAACGCGCCGCGAAAACACCACCGATGTTTGCCGAAACGATTATGTTGCAAGCCGGTAAAAAAACACCCATTGCGCTGGCCGGCTGCTTCGCCCTCAGCGCTTGCGTGGAAAACAGCGAGTCGGACACCCAGCCGGCGTTTATTTATACACCGATGGGGGGTATCAGGAAGTTCGACAACCGGGCCTCTCTCGATGTCGAAATCGAACGGATGTGGCAAGACAACGAACACAACGACCTGTACAGCTTCCTGTCGATTTCCCAGCGCAGCGAACTGAAAAGCACCGCTGACATTGCACAAACCAGGCAGATCATCGATGGCGATATTTTCCAGGCCCAACACGCCTCCATCGAATCTGCGCAGGATCTCAATGCCCTGACCATGGTGAAGGAGCTGATTCAATTGCCCTCCCTAAAGGTCATGCTCGATCGCATTCTGAAGGAAACGCATCCAACCATCGACTACAGGCAAGCCCGCGTCGCACTGGGCAAAGGGACACGTGCGCAAGGTGCCGAGGACATCGGCGTAACCGAGAGCCTCCCGCTTATAGAGGCGATCCTGATCTATTTTCACAATCAGGGCTGGCCGGCCGGGCATTACAGCTACATTACGTTCCCCGGTACACCCGACTCACCCTATTCAGTGCAGCAATGGCAGGACCTGATCCGCGGTACCGCCGCAAAGCTGGTCCCTTCGCTCACGGGTTGCATCGAAGAATTCTGGGCACAAACGGCAACTTCCTTATATCTGACGCGACGAGAACTTCTTTCCCGAATCATTCACGACGGGCTACAGGCCAGCATTGTGATCAATAGAGAAAAAGAGCTGCTCACTGCCTCGGAAAGTCGTGAACTTTTTCGAGTACTCAGACCCTCCAGCCAACACCACACGCCGCTGTACGTTGAAACGATTCGTTTCTGGGAATATGAACCAAGCTTCGTCGAGCTGGCGGGTTCCTTGATGATCAGCGGCAAAGGCCACTACCTGTACACGCCCCAGCACGGTTTGCAAAAGCTCGACGGATTCCGGGATTTCAAATATGCAATCCTGGACAAATCCAGCCAAGTCGTGGGAAAGGAAGCGATCTACAGCCTCCTTGATCTGGACGAGCGCAATCGTTTCCTGCGCTTTGACGATCCGCAGCTCTCCGGGAAAGCGGTGGACTTCCCTGTTCCCGAGTGCCTGGCTGATGCAGTCATCCAGAAACAAAAAAACAATCTACATTTCGCCCTTGAAATGTCACGCCAGGGCGATGTCGACGTCCATGCACTCGTCGATAAAGCCTTGGATATACGCGCTTTCATTGGCAAAAAACTATTGAATCAGCCCACCGATGGGCATTGGGGGACACATCCCGCCTTCTATGGATTGCTTCGCCTATCAAACTTGAAGGCTGACCAGCTGGAAAGAAAAGGCAAGAGCTACACCGATATCGAGAAGACCTTCGATACGTTATTAACCCAAATGCCGATCCCGGGTAAGGCATCGCTGCAGAACAGACCGAGACAACTGCTGAAGGAACTGACCAATATATTTTCGCTGGGCATACGTGCGGAGGCCGAGCTCAAGGAGCTCAACGGGACGCTGCCATTGCTCGTCAATGAGTTGATCAAGGCAGTGTTCACCTATGACTTGGAATACCCGGACCGGTCACAACGCTCAGGCGTCAGAGGTTTTCAGCCAGACGTCTACTCATTAAGGCTCGAATACAGCGATGAAACCACGACGATTCAAATGCCCCTTGCCAACTGTTTTCTCCTGACAGAACGCGGCGGACTGGACACGCCCTATTCCGGCTTGGCTGTTCTATGGACGCCCGCCCAAGGTCTGCGGATGTTTCCATCCGTTGAAGTAGCCACCCGGCAAGTCAATAGATACCTGCTCGACTCCGGGAGTCGATTTGGCTTTCTCGCCAATCTTCCTTCCGGTCAACGCAAGCCCCATGGCCGTTATCAACTCCAAGGCTTTGAATTGATCGAGGAGAACGTGCTCTTGAACCGTATGAAGTCATTCGTGTACCTCTACGAGGCTGAGCATGGTTATCTGAAAACGTTGAACGCCGGCAGTTGGCAACCGACTGAAAAGGCATTGATGCAGAGTCTTGTCGCGTTACTTGATAGAGGCGCACCCACCAACCTTGGTCACGCCACGAGAATCGCTCAGTCCGACAGACTACGACAGAAACTTCCCGCCTGGCTCGGCACCGCCGCCCTTGAAGAACAACGCCTTCATCTTGAATTGCTTGAGCAATATAAAAACAGCGTGGGCAATGGCGCGGACTATCTGGATGGGATCGAGCCTTTGCGGACCCATGTACTCAACAAACTGCAGACCTTGCTGGATAAGCGTTTTGCCCAAAGCAAAGTCAATCCGGAGACCGTTCAGATTACGCCAACGCTGGCAGTCGTTGGCCCGACGCTTTCCCTGACCGACTTTGTCTTGCGTCACGTTGATATCACCAGCAAAAGCTTCAAGGTTTCCTCAACGTCCACACAGCCCCTGCCGCACGGCTTGGACGAGACGGCTGTCAGGCAAATGTTGTCGTCACTGGACATCACCACCCTCTACAAACAAAACCTGACGCAGGCCCTGACGGGAACGACCGAGGCTGTCCAGACGCGAAGACGGCGTTTTCGTCAGCAATTGCCTTGGCAGCTGCTGCAATATGCCCATGCACGGTATCTGCAACAGCATCTTTCCTCGCCTGCGTTCGACCTGCTGCGCCAAGTGCTGGATATGCCAGACGCCGTTGCCCGTCAACTGGTCAAAAATGCCAAGGCCATCATCCGCCCGTTGGAACTGATCAAAACCGACGCCGCCGCCGCGGTCAAAGCATTGGGACTATACCTCTTCAGTTCAAGCGGTACTTCCGCAAGCACTCATGTCCTGTATGCGCCCTACCATGACGGCCCTCAATTAATGGAGTTCAAGGATGAAGCAAGCATTGTCGCCGCGTTCAATACACCCGGCACCCTTCAAGACCTGTTGATTCGTCGACTTCCGAATAACCAGCAAGCCACCTTCAGAAACCTGTTCGCTTCGACGCTTGGAAAATTGTCGGAAATGAGGCTGGCATCCAATCCTATCAACACCAACGCGTTCGATACGTTGTACGAGGACAACGCAACGTTACTGGCGAATATGCTCGACAGCCGAACCCAGGCAGGAGGTCATTTCGACTGGACGACCCTTGTACATGTGCTCAGCACCGGAGCCCGGTTCATCGGCAAAGAGTTGCCGGCAAAAGTGACGTTCGTAGAAACACTTTGGGAAAGCTACGAGGATTTCAAGGCCTCCAGCGAAGCCTTGCAGGAGCATGACTGGAAAGCGGGTCTGCACAACTTCATTGCTGGCGCCGCGGAAATGGTGTCGCTCGGCTTTCTGAACCGCGACGATACATTCGGCCTGCTTGATCCCATTGAACCGACCACCCCCGGCGTCGCGCCAGCACCCACGTGGAAGAATATCGCCAGCACTTCCGCGCCCCGTACCGATTTGCAAATATTCGAAACCATGGACGTCAGTCTTTCGAACCTGAAGAAGCTGCCCAATGGGATTTATCAAGCATTGGGAAGCAGCAGGTTCTATGCCCCCCTGGTCGGAAAAGTCTACGAGGTTGCGAGGTATGCGGACACGTGGCGCATCATTCACGGGGTCAATCAAGGCCCCCTGCTGCGACGCTCATCCGAGGGTCAGGCTTGGGAAATTGATCCCAAGCGCCATACCATTCGCTTTGGCAAGTCAGGGTCGAAACTGGCCATTGCCTATACCGACCTCAAGGCCCGGGGGTCGCTGAATATCGAAGCGCGGGGCATGGCTGAAATACGTCGAAAATATCCCCACCGCGCCAATGTCATCGTCCAGGCGCTGGAGACGGCCAGGTTCTATTCGTTCAACGCGTTGCATAATCTCGGTCAACTTAAACAAAGCGTCGTACCAGGGTCTCGGCTGGAAAAATTCCTCAGACTTTTTTTTGGTGTCAACCAGGTCGACAGCCGACTGCTCGCCAAGATCGAGGCGGCCATCTTACCGATATGCACGGAACTGGCCGACCCGTCGTGGATATTGAAGAATGCCGACCGTGTCGCCGTGGGCGATCTCAGATATATGGAAGACAGGGCAACCGCTTTTGTAATCGACCCTAACGCACGTGGGAGGATCTATCTCACGCAGTTCTTCTTCGATCCAGGCTTGGGCTGGTTTAAAACCGTCGTGCCGGATTCATTCAATGTCGATGCTCATGCCCAGGGAGCAACATTCATCCATGAGCTGTCCCATCAACATTTCAATACGCTCGACATCATCTACCTGAACGCGGCGTTTCCGTTCCTGGACATGATTTCAACGGTGACGCATTTAGGAAAACAGGAATACGACAGACTTGAGAAACTGCAATCCAATGGGCTGTCGCTCACGACCCCCAAGGCAAAACTCTTCACCCAGTGGGACAGCGCGGACAACACCTTCAAGAGCCTGGAATTCATACCCGTAGAGAAGGCGACCTACAGGGAAATCCTGAAGATAACCGGTGCACCGAGCATGAACGCAGCACGGGATGCATTTCTGGATCCGATTTCGCCGGACAAACGCATCGAGGTCATACTCCGCAACGCCGATTCCATTACGTTGTTGATTTGTGAAATGGGCCGGCAGTTGGAAGCACCACCGTCCCGTTGA
- a CDS encoding Ldh family oxidoreductase — MSALSDHAASCTLSFNALTNLLEQVFLRHGTSPDVARTLAENCACAERDGAHSHGVFRIPGYVSTLNSGWVDGRAVPVVEDVASGFVRVDACNGFAQPALAAARPLLVQKARSAGIAVLAIRNSHHFAALWPDVEPFAYEGLVALSVVNSMTCVVPHGADRPLFGTNPIAFAAPRAGGEPIVFDLATSAIAHGDVQIAARKGERLPPGMGVDSLGQPTCDPKAILEGGALLPFGGHKGSALSMMVELLAAALTGGNFSFEFDWHDHPGAKTPWTGQLLIVIDPSKAAGQGFAERSEELVRQMHGVGLRRLPGDRRHRERSKSNEQGITLDEQTLAQLRELAGL; from the coding sequence ATGTCCGCGCTATCCGATCACGCCGCTTCCTGCACCCTGTCCTTCAACGCCCTGACAAATTTGCTGGAACAGGTTTTCCTGCGCCACGGTACGTCACCCGATGTCGCCCGGACCCTGGCTGAAAACTGTGCCTGTGCCGAGCGTGATGGGGCCCACAGCCATGGGGTGTTCCGTATACCCGGCTATGTCTCGACGCTGAACAGCGGTTGGGTGGATGGCCGAGCGGTGCCAGTGGTCGAAGACGTCGCCTCCGGCTTCGTCCGGGTGGACGCCTGCAACGGTTTTGCCCAACCCGCCCTGGCGGCTGCCCGGCCGTTGTTGGTGCAAAAGGCTCGCAGCGCCGGGATTGCGGTGCTGGCGATACGCAACTCCCATCACTTCGCGGCGCTTTGGCCGGATGTCGAGCCGTTTGCCTATGAGGGGCTCGTAGCGCTGAGCGTGGTCAACAGCATGACGTGCGTGGTGCCCCATGGCGCGGACCGTCCGCTGTTCGGTACCAATCCCATCGCGTTCGCCGCGCCGCGGGCCGGAGGCGAGCCAATCGTTTTCGACCTGGCCACCAGCGCCATTGCCCATGGTGATGTGCAGATTGCCGCGCGCAAAGGCGAGCGCTTGCCACCCGGCATGGGCGTGGACAGCCTCGGCCAGCCGACCTGTGATCCGAAGGCGATCCTGGAAGGAGGCGCGCTTTTGCCGTTTGGCGGGCACAAGGGCTCTGCGCTGTCGATGATGGTCGAGTTGCTGGCGGCGGCGTTGACCGGCGGGAATTTTTCCTTCGAGTTCGATTGGCACGATCACCCAGGCGCCAAGACGCCCTGGACTGGGCAATTGCTGATTGTGATCGACCCGAGTAAAGCTGCCGGGCAAGGATTTGCCGAGCGCAGCGAGGAACTGGTCAGGCAGATGCATGGGGTGGGATTGCGCCGGTTGCCGGGTGACCGTCGACACCGTGAGCGCAGCAAGTCCAATGAGCAGGGGATTACGCTGGACGAGCAGACCCTGGCGCAGTTGCGCGAACTGGCTGGGCTGTAG
- a CDS encoding YqjD family protein, translating to MARKSATQPNGEQIKDQAFSELKALIEESEKLLKSSASLVGEDAENLRGQIAQKLQQALDAVASARERTRPMVDATEVYIGGHPWQTVAISAGFGLVVGLLLGRR from the coding sequence ATGGCCCGTAAAAGCGCCACGCAACCGAACGGAGAGCAAATCAAGGATCAAGCCTTCAGCGAACTGAAAGCGTTGATCGAAGAATCGGAAAAATTGCTCAAGAGCAGCGCGTCCCTGGTGGGCGAGGACGCTGAAAATCTTCGCGGCCAGATCGCCCAGAAACTGCAACAGGCGTTGGATGCGGTTGCCAGCGCTCGGGAACGCACACGGCCAATGGTGGATGCCACGGAAGTTTACATCGGCGGGCATCCCTGGCAGACCGTGGCCATTTCCGCCGGTTTCGGGTTGGTGGTGGGGTTGTTGCTCGGGCGACGCTAA
- a CDS encoding LysR substrate-binding domain-containing protein — protein MNQMNITDIDLNLLKTFEALHDESSASRAALRLGVTQSAISAALRRLRGLYGDQLFVRTGRGLAPTLRANQLKPVISEALDRCRQSLAMVDPGASHYEGRSVIVGLSDDFEIGYGRRLIEEVARRAPGLRLIFRQTHSQIVGRALMERSLDLAITAGGFTERLLSRQVLGEGGYACLVDRASLQEGEQSLSLEAFVAREHLLVSSGGFIGITDEGLAGLGLRRRVCASTTHFAALPFLLKGSQAVATIPGHAAKAIAALGGLALLPCPLALPRYPIELGWRTHTPMEPAASKVREAIVVTFA, from the coding sequence ATGAACCAAATGAATATCACTGACATCGATCTGAACCTGCTGAAAACCTTCGAAGCCCTGCATGACGAATCCAGCGCCAGCCGCGCCGCATTGCGCCTGGGCGTGACTCAGTCCGCCATCAGCGCAGCGCTGCGCAGGCTGCGAGGGCTATATGGCGATCAGTTGTTCGTGCGCACCGGGCGCGGCCTGGCTCCGACGCTACGGGCCAATCAGCTGAAACCGGTGATCAGTGAAGCACTGGACAGATGCCGGCAAAGCCTGGCGATGGTCGATCCGGGCGCGAGCCACTATGAGGGCCGTTCGGTGATCGTGGGGTTATCCGATGATTTCGAGATCGGCTATGGGCGGCGCCTGATCGAGGAAGTGGCACGGCGAGCGCCGGGCTTGCGCTTGATTTTCCGCCAGACCCATAGCCAGATCGTCGGCCGCGCCTTGATGGAACGCAGCCTGGACCTGGCGATCACCGCCGGCGGATTCACCGAACGGCTGCTGAGCCGCCAGGTGCTGGGTGAAGGCGGCTATGCCTGCCTGGTGGACCGGGCCAGCCTCCAGGAAGGTGAGCAGAGCCTGAGCCTGGAAGCCTTCGTGGCCCGGGAACACCTGTTGGTGTCGTCCGGCGGCTTCATCGGCATCACCGACGAGGGGCTGGCCGGGCTGGGTCTGCGTCGGCGAGTGTGCGCCTCGACCACTCACTTCGCGGCGCTTCCGTTCCTGCTCAAGGGCAGCCAGGCTGTAGCGACTATCCCAGGCCATGCGGCCAAGGCCATTGCGGCACTCGGCGGCCTGGCATTGCTGCCCTGCCCGCTCGCCTTGCCCCGCTACCCCATCGAACTGGGATGGCGAACCCACACGCCAATGGAGCCGGCGGCAAGCAAAGTACGCGAAGCGATCGTCGTCACGTTCGCTTGA